One window from the genome of Pempheris klunzingeri isolate RE-2024b chromosome 7, fPemKlu1.hap1, whole genome shotgun sequence encodes:
- the LOC139203373 gene encoding betaine--homocysteine S-methyltransferase 1-like: MGTKYRRSILDRLNAGEVVVGDGGYVLQLERRGYVKAGHWTPEAAVEHPEAVRQLHREYLRAGANVLQTFTFYCSEDKLEMSGNVTNITGAQINEAACDLAREVANEGNALVAGCVSKTPCYQKSHSETEVKAIFKKQMDNFLKKDIDFFIVEFVDHVEEAVWAVEVLKTSGKPVGATLCISPHGDMDGVPPGECAVRLVQAGADIVGVNCHLDPMTCVHTVKLMKEGLEKAGLKAHLMVQPLGCHTPECNLGGYISLPEFPFALETRVVTRWDVHKYTREAYNVGIRYIGGCCGFEPYHIRAIAEELAAERGFLPPASDKHGLWGAALEMHTKPWVRARARREYWENLLPASGRPKCPSMATPADDYGK; the protein is encoded by the exons ATGGGGACCAAGTATAGAAGG aGTATCTTAGACCGCCTGAATGCTGGGGAGGTGGTTGTAGGCGATGGAGGTTATGTGTTGCAGCTTGAGCGACGTGGCTATGTGAAGGCTGGACACTGGACTCCTGAGGCCGCTGTTGAGCATCCTGAAGCAG tgcgACAGCTGCACAGGGAGTATCTGAGAGCAGGAGCCAATGTCCTTCAGACATTCACCTTCTACTGCAGCGAAGATAAGCTGGAGATGAGTGGCAATGTCACAAACAtcact GGGGCCCAAATCAATGAGGCAGCCTGTGACCTGGCCAGGGAAGTAGCCAACGAAGGCAATGCATTGGTTGCTGGGTGTGTGTCCAAGACACCTTGTTATCAGAAGAGTCACAGTGAGACTGAGGTCAAGGCCATCTTTAAGAAGCAGATGGATAACTTCCTCAAGAAAGACATTGATTTCTTTATAGTGGAG TTTGTCGATCATGTGGAGGAGGCGGTGTGGGCGGTGGAGGTGCTTAAGACCAGCGGTAAACCAGTGGGTGCAACACTGTGCATCTCCCCACATGGAGACATGGACGGGGTCCCACCTGGAGAGTGTGCTGTCAGGCTGGTCCAAGCTG GAGCTGACATTGTTGGAGTAAACTGCCACTTGGACCCTATGACGTGCGTTCACACGGTCAAGTTGATGAAAGAGGGATTAGAGAAAGCTGGTCTCAAAGCCCATCTCATGGTCCAGCCACTCGGCTGTCACACACCTGAGTGCAATCTTGGTGGATACATCAGCCTGCCTGAGTTCCCCTTCG CACTGGAGACCAGAGTCGTTACCCGCTGGGACGTCCATAAATACACCAGAGAGGCTTACAATGTAGGAATTCGCTACATTGGTGGCTGCTGTGGATTTGAGCCCTACCATATCAGAGCTATAGCAGAGGAgctggctgcagagagaggatTCCTCCCACCGGCGTCAGACAAGCACGGGCTCTGGGGAGCTGCTCTGGAGATGCACACTAAGCCCTGGGTCAGAGCCAG GGCTCGTCGAGAGTACTGGGAAAACCTTTTGCCTGCTTCTGGACGTCCCAAGTGCCCTTCCATGGCCACGCCAGCCGATGATTATGGAAAATAG